CGGTCACCTGTGTGTGCATCAGGGCAGTCATCATCATGCTTCTGAATGGACCTGAGCTGTGCGATCTTCTCATCCGGAAGAACAGTCAGGGAATCGTGAACCTTAATTTTCCCTCTCATAACTGTGCCGAGAATTACGGTCCCAATACCCTTCACATTGAAATGATGATCTATGGAAACAGTACCAGGACCGTCATCCTTTACAGTTTCAAGGCTTACAGCCTTATCCAGAAGCGACTCACGGAGAATGATCGGGTCATCCTCAGAATACTCATAATTTTCAAGTACAGTCCCCTTAATGAGCGGGGCAATCTGTGATCTGTCGATATAATTTCTCAGAATTATGCAGCCGGATTTTACACCGGCGCAGTCGGTCATCAGTACGATCTCACCAAACTCTGCTGTAATACCATCAACAACAATAATGGCATAATCTGCCATAGATACGGTGTAAAAGAGCGGTGCAAGCTTTTCAGGATACCTCAGAGGTTCAATAAGGGTTACAGTATCCTCTCCCTTCTTCAGATTATACAATATTATATCAGATCGGGTTCCTTCCTTTCCGATGGTCTTTGCATACCCGGCGCACCCGAGCACTGCTACATTCAGATTTGGCATAGTGCCTTAATGTTAGAATCTATTGAATAATGATGTTTCTTATTGAAAGGCATTGAGAGAAGAAAAAGAGGAGAATGAAGAGATAAATCAGGCATCAGTCATCAAGGTCCAGATCATAATGATTTTTCAGAACTCTTCTGACTTTGTCAGATTTCAGGTAATGGTTATCAAGTTCATCAATTATCCGGTCAATCTCATCTGCCTGCCTGAGAATCTCTTCGTTTGCAGGACTTTCAGCAAGAGATGAAATGCCCACAATAACAGATAAAGGATTTCTGATATGATCATTTAAAATTGCCAGCTGTTCAAGATTTTTTTCGATCTGGACAAGTGAATCCTTCTCCCTCTTATGGCTCTCAAATTCCAGTGTTTTATCTCTTAAAAGCAGAATAAATCCGGAATTAAACTCTTCAGGTTCAAGCGGTGCACTCCGGACGAGGATGTACTTTTTTCCGGCAGTACAGACCCAGTCAATAAACTCTCTGACATCACCCCTGTTAAAATCATGAGTCATATCCTCAGAGAACTCTGCAAATATATCGCTGACTCGCAGACCGACCACATTTTTTGATTTAATCCCAAGAACAGCTTCCGCCGGGGGATTGATATCGATAATAATTCCGTTTCTGTCTGCAACAATGACACCCTCAATCATACTCCTGAAGACTTTTTTGTAGGCCTCAGGGATTACTTCAGCGAGGGGCACTCTGAAAACACCGATATAGATTAAAATTCCGGCCAAAAGAAAGAAAAAAGGTGTCAGATCAAAGAGATCATCCGGCGCAGAACCTGTGACAAATATAATATTCCAGATAAACGGAATAAGACCGCCCGACATCACACAGGATATCTGTACCCTCTGATGTCGCGGAGACGGGATATACGTCCATAAGAGGAACAGGAATCCAAGAGAGAGAATCAGGTAAGAATAAAAAATATAGACGTAATACCATGGCCCAAAAAATAAGGAAATAAAACCAAAACCGCTGACGCCCAGATATACAGCGTTCACAAAAAGCCCGTGGTAACCGTTTGTCAGAATAACTGCCACCGTCAGAACCGGAATTATCAGAAGAAATGCCAGATTTCTAAGACACAGACAGCTCTTCCTGCCGGTATAATCAAGGACAAAACAGAGCCATAAACAGGGAACAAATGCCCCGGCAAAGAACGGAAAGACATTGAAGAGCATCATCAGTGCATAACTGGAAAAATTGAACTCAATGGCATAAAATAACGACCAGAAAGATACAAAGACCATCATAACTGAGAAGGGAACGGCACCAAGAACATGCTTTTTGGACGCCGAGAGGTAAGCGATAAGAATTGAGATTAGAGACGTAAATATGAGAAACAGATAAAGTATACTATTCAACCCCCGGAAATCCTTCCCCGGGGGATAATATAGTAAAATAGTATATATTATTTTTGGTTACCGGTGGGTGAAGTATGCAGTTACACTGTCCCCGCTGACAGAATCAATCTTTACAAAACCGATCCTCTCAAACTGGATCTCTTCTCCGGCCATATGCTTAACTCCTTCCTCGCAAAGCCCTTCAGCATCACCATCAGGCCTTTTAATCCGGCAGGGCACCGACGCCTTCCCATAGGGCAGCCACTGGATTATAGGCGCATGTTTCTCTTTTGCCTCCTCAAGAGAATCACCTGCATAAGTAATAAGAGCCTCGCCGTCCTTCTCCGTAACTGTTACATTAAAGAGGTCCTTAAGCCTTACAAAGGATTTTCCGGCAATATCTTCAGGCGAGATATGCACTTTCCCGGTAAACTCAAGCTTTCTGACACCCCTTGAACTTTCATTCGGATGAAGAGGGAT
The sequence above is a segment of the Methanoplanus limicola DSM 2279 genome. Coding sequences within it:
- a CDS encoding EF-Tu/IF-2/RF-3 family GTPase; this translates as MPNLNVAVLGCAGYAKTIGKEGTRSDIILYNLKKGEDTVTLIEPLRYPEKLAPLFYTVSMADYAIIVVDGITAEFGEIVLMTDCAGVKSGCIILRNYIDRSQIAPLIKGTVLENYEYSEDDPIILRESLLDKAVSLETVKDDGPGTVSIDHHFNVKGIGTVILGTVMRGKIKVHDSLTVLPDEKIAQLRSIQKHDDDCPDAHTGDRVGLALKNISADDLDRGFVLTTDDGVRCKDIFSGEASVVKYWPTPLEPGMVIHLGHWMQYLSGKIESVSGDDPKKPEITLKLDKDMVYLPGDRAVIHHLDAGKLRVVGTISLN
- a CDS encoding histidine kinase N-terminal 7TM domain-containing protein; the encoded protein is MNSILYLFLIFTSLISILIAYLSASKKHVLGAVPFSVMMVFVSFWSLFYAIEFNFSSYALMMLFNVFPFFAGAFVPCLWLCFVLDYTGRKSCLCLRNLAFLLIIPVLTVAVILTNGYHGLFVNAVYLGVSGFGFISLFFGPWYYVYIFYSYLILSLGFLFLLWTYIPSPRHQRVQISCVMSGGLIPFIWNIIFVTGSAPDDLFDLTPFFFLLAGILIYIGVFRVPLAEVIPEAYKKVFRSMIEGVIVADRNGIIIDINPPAEAVLGIKSKNVVGLRVSDIFAEFSEDMTHDFNRGDVREFIDWVCTAGKKYILVRSAPLEPEEFNSGFILLLRDKTLEFESHKREKDSLVQIEKNLEQLAILNDHIRNPLSVIVGISSLAESPANEEILRQADEIDRIIDELDNHYLKSDKVRRVLKNHYDLDLDD